One window of the Sparus aurata chromosome 17, fSpaAur1.1, whole genome shotgun sequence genome contains the following:
- the fbxl4 gene encoding F-box/LRR-repeat protein 4: protein MLTLLSMFYYICLRRRSRSGTRGEALTSRRAVESGQRAVLPVSVEVEQYAKEVLDFSSHYGSENSMSYTMWNLAGVPNVYPSSGDFTQTAVFRAYGTWWEQCASAPPPFRRTPKGFHSQDYIELGFEEPVYPTGVDVLETYYPGAIVQILACSHNPFSQNPPTDVRWEVLWSGEPTKVLTPQARQFSPTIKHINFPTNLLRLEVNSSLLDYYTELDAVILRGVKERPMLALYKMPVIDISDLSDSEEELSDVGGPFRPGGVHQRTGNGYFDKLPYELIQLILSHLTLPDLSRLAQSCKLLHQHCCDPLQYTQLSLQPYWGRLSDASLGHLQSRCTLLQRLNLSWTGNRGALTLTGFSSFMKACGLSLVCLELSCCHFLNEACLEVVSQTCPGLQELNLSSCDRLNPQAFTHISKLTRLRRLVLYRTKIEQTAILSILTFCIELRHLNLGSCVRIEDYDVVASMLATRCRSLCSLDLWRCRNLTDRGLAELVSGCRMLEELDLGWCPTLQSSTGCFQHLARSLPRLRKLFLTANRTVCDSDIEELAAGCPSLQHLDILGTRLVSAASLKKLLQSCPKLLLLDVSFCSQIDMRVFQELSGSFPNVAIKKSFTQ from the exons ATGTTAACCCTCTTGAGCATGTTTTACTATATCTGTCTGCGGCGACGCTCCAGGAGTGGGACTCGGGGTGAGGCTCTGACCAGTCGGCGGGCCGTGGAGTCCGGTCAGCGGGCGGTGTTGCCGGTCAGTGTGGAGGTGGAGCAGTATGCCAAGGAGGTCTTGGACTTCAGTTCCCACTATGGCAGTGAGAACAGCATGTCCTATACCATGTGGAACCTGGCCGGGGTACCCAACGTCTACCCCAGCTCAGGGGACTTCACTCAGACGGCTGTGTTCAGAGCTTACGGGACATGGTGGGAACAATGTGCCAGCGCTCCACCACCTTTCCGCCGTACCCCGAAAGGCTTCCACAGCCAGGATTATATTGAGCTGGGCTTCGAGGAGCCTGTCTACCCTACAGGAGTGGATGTGCTTGAGACATATTACCCTGGAGCCATCGTCCAGATTCTGGCCTGCTCTCACAACCCCTTCTCCCAGAATCCACCTACTGATGTCAG GTGGGAGGTGCTTTGGTCAGGGGAGCCCACCAAGGTGCTGACACCCCAGGCACGCCAGTTTTCCCCTACTATCAAGCATATCAACTTCCCCACCAACTTACTGCGTCTGGAGGTCAACAGCTCTCTGCTGGACTACTACACGGAGCTGGATGCTGTTATCCTCCGTGGGGTTAAAGAGCGGCCCATGTTGGCGCTCTATAAGATGCCTGTCATCGACATCAGTGACCTGAGTGACAGCGAGGAGGAGCTGTCTGATGTGGGAGGTCCGTTCAGACCAGGAGGAGTACATCAGAGGACAGGCAATGGCTACTTTGACAAACTGCCTTATGAG CTcatccagctgatcctgagccACCTGACCCTGCCAGACCTCAGCCGTCTGGCCCAGAGCTGTAAGCTGCTGCACCAGCACTGCTGCGACCCGCTGCAGTACACCCAGCTGAGTCTGCAGCCCTACTGGGGCCGGCTGAGTGACGCCTCCCTGGGACACCTGCAGAGCCGTTGCACTCTCCTCCAGAGGCTCAACCTGTCCTGGACCGGCAACCGTGGAGCTCTCACCCTGACCGGCTTCAGCAG CTTCATGAAGGCATGTGGTCTCAGCCTGGTCTGCCTGGAGCTGTCGTGCTGCCACTTCCTGAACGAGGCCTGTCTCGAGGTTGTCTCTCAGACTTGTCCGGGGCTGCAGGAGCTCAACCTGTCCTCGTGCGACCGCCTCAACCCACAGGCCTTCACACACATCTCCAAACTAACACGCCTCCGCAGGCTGGTGCTCTACCGGACCAAGATTGAG CAAACGGCTATTCTGAGCATCCTGACGTTTTGCATAGAGCTAAGACACCTCAACCTAGGAAGCTGTGTGAGG ATTGAGGACTACGACGTGGTGGCCAGTATGCTGGCTACTCGCTGTCGCTCACTCTGCTCACTGGACCTGTGGCGCTGCAGGAACCTGACTGATCGAGGACTGGCCGAGCTCGTCTCTGGCTGCAG GATGCTGGAGGAGTTGGACCTGGGCTGGTGTCCCACACTGCAGAGCAGCACCGGGTGTTTCCAGCATCTCGCCCGCAGCCTGCCCCGCCTGCGCAAACTCTTCCTCACCGCCAACCGCACGGTCTGTGACTCAGACATAGAGGAACTGGCCGCCGGCTGCCCCTCGTTGCAGCACCTTGACATACTGG GTACACGGTTGGTGAGTGCGGCCTCACTGAAGAAACTCCTCCAGTCCTGTCCAAAACTTCTCCTCCTGGATGTCTCCTTCTGCTCGCAGATAGACATGCGGGTCTTCCAGGAGCTCTCGGGCAGCTTCCCAAATGTGGCCATCAAGAAGAGCTTCACTCAGTGA
- the LOC115566891 gene encoding uncharacterized protein LOC115566891 isoform X2 has translation MSRLCRSAGRLDPIALLTELLRLQQKKQLPCEVTAEDMNELLVEESKSTLRVRLWESALEDFDDTDAKPLLRLVWDVNTNMKMRDVEFEARRLLSSPEALPPQFQLPKIISQAQKYARNLTKQHREATSSKLLLPREVVMEVVPKVLQGFWLPPPNTTFNMPSQQLSKMAVGVTKAVEDQVSTALSSMPHRVTFSRSIRDYMVLSIQERVRQGYTLEGLVKRLNGFEAAVLNIITGVSAGEICVLFHSQSCTKVSVNMNYIKDCIQPAAVVGPEARMSLAQGEEPGLEEDTEEPGLEEDTVPIQQTAAAVISFPPVSLTLTAKPPVSIGLRETERQPVEVVESFNTTTGGKQTETSGFNCFFSWLRQNICCCFLSKDDTET, from the exons ATGAGCAGGCTCTGCAGATCTGCTGGCAGATTGGATCCT ATCGCACTGTTGACTGAACTTTTGAGGCTTCAGCAGAAAAAACAGCTCCCATGTGAGGTGACCGCTGAAGATATGAatgagctgctggtggaggagagCAAAAGCACACTGAGAGTGAG gCTCTGGGAGTCGGCACTGGAGGACTTTGATGACACTGACGCCAAGCCTCTCCTCAGGCTG GTGTGGGATGTGAACACCAACATGAAGATGAGGGATGTTGAGTTTGAAGCCAGAAGGCTGCTGAGCTCACCAGAGGCCCTCCCTCCTCAGTTTCA ACTTCCCAAGATCATCAGCCAGGCTCAAAAGTATGCCAGAAACCTTACCAAGCAGCACCGGGAGGCTACCAGCTCCAAACTGCTCCTTCCACgtgaggtggtgatggaggtggttCCCAAAGTTCTGCAGGGCTTCTGGCTGCCCCCTCCAAATACCACCTTCAACATGCCCTCCCAGCAGCTCAGTAAAATGGCTGTTGGAGTCACAAAAGCAGTTGAGGACCAGGTCTCTACTGCCCTGTCCTCCATGCCCCATCGGGTCACCTTCTCCCGCTCCATCAGAGACTACATGGTCCTGTCTATTCAGGAGAGGGTTAGACAGGGTTACACTCTGGAGGGTCTGGTGAAGAGGCTCAACGGCTTTGAAGCAGCGGTGCTGAACATCATCACTGGTGTTTCAGCAGGAGAGATCTGCGTACTGTTTCACTCACAGAGTTGCACTAAAGTGTCTGTAAATATGAACTATATAAAGGACTGCATCCAACCAGCAGCTGTAGTGGGGCCAGAGGCCAGAATGAGCCTCGCTCAAGGTGAGGAGCCTGGTCTGGAGGAGGACACTGAGGAGCCTGGTCTGGAGGAAGACACTGTACCAATCcaacaaacagctgctgcagtcatTTCATTTCCACCAGTTTCTCTTACCCTCACTGCTAAACCTCCTGTCAGCATCGGTTTACGTGAAACAGAAAGACAGCCAGTCGAGGTGGTTGAATCCTTCAACACAACAACAG GGGGCAAACAGACAGAGACGAGTGGATTCAACTGCTTCTTCAGCTGGCTGAGAcaaaacatctgctgctgcttcctgtctaAAGATGACACAGAGACATAA
- the pou3f2b gene encoding POU domain, class 3, transcription factor 2: MSGGGGAESRCASASTWQSAWEPPVGRRGSVKCEVPLIRATSPAPRVMATAASNHYNILTSSASIVHSEPGSMQQATAYRDAQSLLQSDYPLQSNSHTLSHAHQWITALSHGEGAPWSTSPLGAEQDIKPAVQGARDEMHNSSSNLQHQSRPPHLVHQTHGNHHDARAWRTTTAAHIPSMATTNGQSLIYSQPGFSVNGLIPGSGQGMHHHNLRDSHEDHHSPHLSDHGHPPSQHQHQHRPHSHHDHSDEDTPTSDDLEQFAKQFKQRRIKLGFTQADVGLALGTLYGNVFSQTTICRFEALQLSFKNMCKLKPLLNKWLEEADSTSGSPTSLDKIAAQGRKRKKRTSIEVSVKGALESHFLKCPKPAASEIIGLADSLHLEKEVVRVWFCNRRQKEKRMTPPGALPGSEDVYGDTPPHHGVQTPVQ; encoded by the coding sequence ATGAGCGGCGGGGGCGGGGCGGAGTCCAGGTGCGCCTCGGCGTCCACTTGGCAGAGCGCCTGGGAGCCGCCTGTGGGCAGGAGAGGATCTGTCAAATGCGAGGTTCCTTTAATAAGAGCGACCAGTCCGGCTCCGAGAGTCATGGCGACCGCAGCGTCTAACCACTACAACATCCTCACCTCCAGCGCATCCATCGTGCACTCGGAGCCCGGCAGCATGCAGCAAGCCACGGCGTACCGGGACGCGCAGAGCCTGTTGCAGAGCGACTACCCGCTGCAGAGCAACAGCCACACGCTCAGCCACGCACATCAGTGGATCACGGCGCTGTCCCACGGAGAGGGAGCCCCGTGGTCCACCAGCCCGCTCGGCGCGGAGCAGGACATCAAACCCGCGGTGCAGGGCGCCCGGGACGAGATGCACAACTCCAGCAGCAACCTGCAGCACCAGTCGCGGCCACCCCACCTGGTGCACCAGACGCACGGGAACCACCACGACGCCCGGGCGTGGAGAACCACCACCGCGGCGCACATACCGAGCATGGCGACGACGAACGGCCAAAGCCTTATTTACTCCCAGCCGGGCTTCAGCGTCAACGGGCTGATCCCGGGCAGCGGGCAGGGGATGCACCACCACAACCTAAGAGACAGTCATGAGGACCACCACAGCCCGCACCTCAGCGACCACGGCCACCCTCCGtcccagcaccagcaccagcaccgaCCGCACAGCCACCACGACCACTCGGACGAGGATACGCCGACCTCGGACGACCTGGAGCAGTTCGCCAAGCAGTTCAAACAGCGGAGGATCAAGCTGGGCTTCACGCAGGCGGACGTGGGACTCGCCCTGGGGACCCTGTACGGAAATGTGTTTTCCCAAACCACCATATGCAGGTTTGAGGCCCTGCAGCTCAGCTTCAAAAACATGTGCAAGCTGAAGCCTCTGTTGAACAAGTGGTTGGAGGAGGCGGACTCCACCTCGGGCAGCCCGACCAGCCTGGACAAAATCGCGGCGCaggggaggaaaaggaaaaaacggACTTCAATCGAGGTAAGCGTAAAGGGAGCTTTGGAGAGCCATTTTTTGAAGTGCCCTAAACCGGCAGCGTCGGAAATAATCGGCCTGGCGGACAGTCTGCACCTGGAGAAAGAAGTGGTGAGGGTTTGGTTTTGTAAcaggagacagaaggagaaacGCATGACCCCTCCCGGAGCTCTGCCGGGGAGCGAGGATGTGTACGGGGACACGCCGCCGCACCACGGGGTCCAGACCCCGGTCCAATGA
- the LOC115566891 gene encoding uncharacterized protein LOC115566891 isoform X1, which yields MIWILDSCLLLVGSVCLFWTAFLVLTLACLIHKKLSMDFIEGSRGIYRPIRVLFDTPIYEQALQICWQIGSCKYQIALLTELLRLQQKKQLPCEVTAEDMNELLVEESKSTLRVRLWESALEDFDDTDAKPLLRLVWDVNTNMKMRDVEFEARRLLSSPEALPPQFQLPKIISQAQKYARNLTKQHREATSSKLLLPREVVMEVVPKVLQGFWLPPPNTTFNMPSQQLSKMAVGVTKAVEDQVSTALSSMPHRVTFSRSIRDYMVLSIQERVRQGYTLEGLVKRLNGFEAAVLNIITGVSAGEICVLFHSQSCTKVSVNMNYIKDCIQPAAVVGPEARMSLAQGEEPGLEEDTEEPGLEEDTVPIQQTAAAVISFPPVSLTLTAKPPVSIGLRETERQPVEVVESFNTTTGGKQTETSGFNCFFSWLRQNICCCFLSKDDTET from the exons ATGATTTGGATTCTGGATTCATGCCTGCTCCTAGTTGGATCTGTTTGCCTGTTTTGGACTGCTTTTCTGGTTTTGACCCTTGCCTGCCTCATCCA CAAAAAACTATCCATGGATTTTATAGAGGGAAGCAGAGGCATCTACAGACCCATCAGG GTATTGTTTGACACACCGATATATGAGCAGGCTCTGCAGATCTGCTGGCAGATTGGATCCTGTAAGTATCAG ATCGCACTGTTGACTGAACTTTTGAGGCTTCAGCAGAAAAAACAGCTCCCATGTGAGGTGACCGCTGAAGATATGAatgagctgctggtggaggagagCAAAAGCACACTGAGAGTGAG gCTCTGGGAGTCGGCACTGGAGGACTTTGATGACACTGACGCCAAGCCTCTCCTCAGGCTG GTGTGGGATGTGAACACCAACATGAAGATGAGGGATGTTGAGTTTGAAGCCAGAAGGCTGCTGAGCTCACCAGAGGCCCTCCCTCCTCAGTTTCA ACTTCCCAAGATCATCAGCCAGGCTCAAAAGTATGCCAGAAACCTTACCAAGCAGCACCGGGAGGCTACCAGCTCCAAACTGCTCCTTCCACgtgaggtggtgatggaggtggttCCCAAAGTTCTGCAGGGCTTCTGGCTGCCCCCTCCAAATACCACCTTCAACATGCCCTCCCAGCAGCTCAGTAAAATGGCTGTTGGAGTCACAAAAGCAGTTGAGGACCAGGTCTCTACTGCCCTGTCCTCCATGCCCCATCGGGTCACCTTCTCCCGCTCCATCAGAGACTACATGGTCCTGTCTATTCAGGAGAGGGTTAGACAGGGTTACACTCTGGAGGGTCTGGTGAAGAGGCTCAACGGCTTTGAAGCAGCGGTGCTGAACATCATCACTGGTGTTTCAGCAGGAGAGATCTGCGTACTGTTTCACTCACAGAGTTGCACTAAAGTGTCTGTAAATATGAACTATATAAAGGACTGCATCCAACCAGCAGCTGTAGTGGGGCCAGAGGCCAGAATGAGCCTCGCTCAAGGTGAGGAGCCTGGTCTGGAGGAGGACACTGAGGAGCCTGGTCTGGAGGAAGACACTGTACCAATCcaacaaacagctgctgcagtcatTTCATTTCCACCAGTTTCTCTTACCCTCACTGCTAAACCTCCTGTCAGCATCGGTTTACGTGAAACAGAAAGACAGCCAGTCGAGGTGGTTGAATCCTTCAACACAACAACAG GGGGCAAACAGACAGAGACGAGTGGATTCAACTGCTTCTTCAGCTGGCTGAGAcaaaacatctgctgctgcttcctgtctaAAGATGACACAGAGACATAA